Genomic window (Acidobacteriaceae bacterium):
GCGGCGAGCGTGAAGAGGACGGCGGGGCGGTCGCCGAGGAAGGCGAGAGAGCGATAGGGTCCGCCCTGGCACATCATGACGTGGCTGAGGTCCCAGTAGCCGTCAGGGCCGTCGAGGTCGCCGCCGCCGACGAGGAGCACGGAGTGGATGCGCGGGTCGACGGCGCCGGTGAGCGAGGAGATGAATGAGCCCATGGAGAAGCCGAGGATGGCGATGCGGCGCCGGTCGACGTCATGGCGCGAGGAGAGATAGCTGACGGCCTGCATGACGTCGGTGATCATGAGGCCGCCCATGCGCTGCGGCATGGATTCCGGGTTGACGACGAGCTGGTCGTGCTCGCCAGTGAAGTCCTTGTGGTCGTCGTTGCGCTCGCCTTCGCCGATGGGGTCGTAGGTGACGACGACAGCGCCGGCGCGAGCGTAGAGGACGCCGGTGTAGTACGAGTACCAGGATGATTTGTCTGCACCGTGGCCGTTGACGACGACGATGCCGGGCACACGTTTGGCGGTGATGTGTGTGGGGCGGTAGATGACTGCGGGAATGCGCAGATCGTAGGCCGTGGTGTAGATCACTTTGTCGATGGTGACGCCGGGTGTGATTTCAGTGGATGAGATGGTTTGCGTTTCAAGCTTCGGCAGAGGGTCGGGGATGAAGAGTGTGCGGCGGATTTCGCTGCGCCAGTTGTTGATCTGTGCCTTCGTAGCGGGATGTGGCGGGAGCGGAGGCTCTGCGGTGCCGATCATGGATGTGGGTGGAGTGAGATCGGGCTTGCCCCAGCGGTTGTCGAGGAAGTCAAGATAGTGCTGCCAGTCGAAGGCGGTGACGTCGTGTTTGCCGGTGCGCTCATGGTAGGCGACGAAGCCGTCAAGACCGATGGGGTGGTCGAGTTCCGGTTGTGGCGTGTCGGGTGCGAGTGCGGGTTTGCCGAGAAGTTTGTAGACGCGGCTGGCGCTGACGGCGGAGAGGAATTCGCCTTTGGGATCGGACCACTCATCGCCGACGGCAGAGCCGACGTAGAGCGGGCGCGGAGCGATGAGCGAAAGAAGGAGGTTTCCGTCGGCAGGGATGTCGGAATCGCGGCCGACCCATCTGGCGTAGTTGGGGCAAAACCAGTACGGGAAGGAGTGCTCGAGGTGCGCGACGGTTTCACCTAGAGCGCGGCGCTGGATGGATTGGCCGCCGTGGCCGCTCTCGTTGGAGAGAACGGCGGCGAAGCGGGGGTCCTGCGCGGCAGCCCAGTCGGCGGCTTTGCCCAGGCGGCTGTGGCCGATTACGGCGACGTGGTTGGGATCGACGTAGGCGTCGAGCTGGAGGTAGTCGAGAGCGCGGCTGAGACCCCAAGCCCAGAGGCCAATGGCTCCCCAGGCGTTGGGGGCGTTATCGATGGGTCCGAAGAGATTGCGCGCGCTGTACTGCGTGGCGTTTTTGAAATCGGGTTCGAGATCGCCGTAATAAGCAGTGGCAACGCCGTAGCCGCGTGAGAGCAGCATGCGGACCTGCCATTGTTGGGTGGCGCTGCCACGTGATTCGGGTGACGGGGCGAGGCGCTGGAACTGCGCAGAACCTTTGGGTTGAATCCAGAGGGCAGTAGGAAGAATGGCGGGGTCATCGATGACGGTTTGATTGCCGCCGAAGTTGAGGCCGAGTACAACGGGGACAGGATGATGCGCGGCAGCCGCGGCGGCGGGGACGTACAGCAGTAGGCGCATGGTGCGGAGAACCTGCGGCGAGGGCTTGATGCCGGGTGCGGGTTGGAAGGTGAGATCGATCTGCTCGCGGACGGCCAGGCCATCGAGTGCGTGTTCGTTGTGTTCGATGATGTGTGCGTGCGTGATGGCATTTTTTGCCAAGACAGGTGTGACGCCGAAGACGTTGTCTTCGAAAAGGCGGAGGATTTCGGGGCGGCTCTGGGTGAACCACTGCTGCGGTGTGGAGACGGTATGGCCGTCGGCGAGCCGCAGGGGATCGAGGAGCTCGTACGGAGGGATTTTGGATTCGTCGTAGTTGTAGCCGGCGATGTGTTGAGCGCGGATGGGAAGGGCGAAGAGGACGAGTGAAAGAGCGAGCAGGGAAAGGCAGCGTGTGTGGGCCATCGGCATCTCTGATTTTCATTTTTATGCTTTTTGGGGATGAAATGGAAAAATCGAATGATGAAATGAGTGTTTACACCGGTTTTCGCGGGATACTGTCGAGGTCAGAGGCGAGATTGATGATGCGTGCATGGTCGGCGACCGGTGTGTTGATGCTGTGCTGTGCGGCGTACGCGCAGAAGGCGGTGATGCTTCCTGAGGCGAAAGCGCCCGCGCAGGCTGTAGCGCAGCGGTTTGAGTTTGCGAGTGACGGGCCGGTGGGGCCAGGGTGGACAAGGCCGGATGCGATTGCGCGCGTGTACTTCAATGGCGAGTTGCCGGCGCTGTTTCGAAGGACGCTGCAATTCGATAGTGATGTTCCGGAGCGGACGAAGTTGTCGTGGATATTTACGGGGCCGCGCGCGGGGATGACGGTTGAGTTGACCAGTTCCAAGGTGCGGCTGGTGGAACGTTTTTATGATTCGACCGCGCTGGATGGTGGAGGGAATTATCCGGAAAAGACGGTGCGTGAGGAGGAGCAGCAATACACCGGGCATGCGGGCGCGCTGACTGTGGTGGTGGATGCGCATTTGTCGGTGCAGGTGTTGCTGAATGGAGAGCGCGTGCTGGTCGCTCCGCTGCTGTTTGATCTGACGCGGCAGCAGTTGATGTTTTCAGGGCCGCGCAATGAGCACCTGACGCTCTCCGGTGCTTTGCTGGCGGAGACACCGCAGGATGCGACGGTGACGGTGGACGCGGCGAAGGTGCATCAGGAGATGATTGGATTTGGTGGGAGCCCGAGTGTGCCGGCGTATGCGGAGCTGAGCGATGAAGGCAAGCGGATTTACTGGCAGACGCTGAAGCGGTACAACCTCCTGGTGGATCGCGAGTACCCGATGGGCACGCAGTTGAAGCAGGATCTGTCGAATATGGAGGATTTGAAGGACGCGACGCCGCACTACTACGGCGATAACTTTCCGAATGGTGAGGTGTCGGATTTTGACTACAGCAGACGCACGCGGGAGATGGGCGGGGAGGTGCTGTATGAGATGTGGGCGCTTCCGGAGTGGGCGGTCCAGGCGTACACGCCGGAGGGCAAGCCCGTGATTGATGCCTGGGGCAAATCGGTGAAACGCGCGGCGAAGCCGGATGTGTATGCGCGCATCGTCGTGGAATTTTGCAAGAGGGCAAAGGAGCGCAGTGGCGCGGCGCCGGAGATTGTGGGGATTCAGAATGAGGTGGAGCAGCCGCCGGAGATTTTTGCGGCGATGACGACGGCGGTGCGCAAGGCTCTGGATGCCGCGGGTTTTCAGTCAACGAAGATCCAGATGGCGGATGCGCCGTATTCGTGGATTGCAGTGCGGCGCATGGACGACGCGAAGAAGTTTGCGGAGGAATGGCGCGCAACGAACTTTACGGCGGCGCACCAGTATGACTACCAGGAGTTCCTGGCGAATCCGGATATGTATGATGCGCGGCTGCGCGCGATGCATGAGGCTAGTGCGGGCAAGCCGTTTCTGGCGACGGAGATTTGTTTGAACGATGGGGCGTACCAGGAGCCGTCGTACAGGATTGCGCTGCAGGTTGGGCAGCTGTATCAGAAGGATTTGACTGAGGCCGATGCAGAGATGCTGTTGTATTGCTGGTTGCTGCTGGATGTGGAGCAGCCGAGCTTTGGGGCGTCGCGCTCGCTGATGGTGCCGGATCGTGCAAAGAATTGGGTGCCAGTTGCGTCGAGCTTTCAGTTGAGGGTGTTGGGGGCGTTTAGCCGGCATGTGCTGAAGGGGATGCGTAGAGTGGACGCGCGCACGCCGAATGGCGATCTGCTGACGGCTGGCTTCACGGATGGGAAGCGCAATAGCTTGATTGTGCTGAACCGGTCGACCGAAGCGCAGCGGCTGCGCGTAGATTGGACCGGCGTGCAGTGGACGCGGATGGAGCGGACCAGTTTTTACAGTGAGAATGTTGAGGCGGCGGTGCCGGGTGAAATTGTTGTGCAGCCGGGTGAGATTGTGACGCTCGCGGACTTCAGCGCGGATGAGGCTTCGAGGTGAGGGCTCGTGTAGCAGTGCTGTGTGGTGCGTTGATGGTGGCGTGCGGGTTGAGTGCTCAGGTGGCGCACAATACGGATCAGGGTGTGCATCCGAAGAGTGAGTTTATCTTTCAACCGGGATCGGCGCCGTTTCCGGAGTGTCATGCGTCGACGATTGTGGAGTTGCACGGCGGCGAGCTAATGGCGGCGTGGTTTGGCGGAACACACGAGCGCGCGCCGGATGTGGCGATATGGACGGCGCGTTACATGAATGGCGCGTGGTCGAAGCCCGCGGAGGCCGAGCGGGAGAAGAATATTCCAACGTGGAATCCGGTGCTGTTTCACACGAAGGATGGACGGTTGTGGCTGTACTACAAGGCTGGGCCGGATACGGGGAGTTGGTCGGGCGCGCGGATGTGGAGCACGGATGAGGGCAGGACCTGGTCGAAGCCGGAGCGGTTGCCGGCGGGATTGCTGGGGCCGATTCGCGCGAAGCCGCTGGTGCTTGAGAATGGCACGATTGTGAGCGGGTCATCTGTGGAGGCGTACAAGACCTGGGCAGCGTGGATTGAACGCAGCACGGACAACGGGGAAACGTGGAGGAAGATCGGCCCGATTGTGGTGACGGAGGCGCAGGACAAAGCGGAGACGCCCGCGCCGGATCCGCCGATGGATAGCGTGGAGATTCGCGCGAAGGATCATGGGCCGAGGGAGTTTGAGGGGATCATTCAGCCGTCGGTCGTGCGGTTGAGTGGGAAGCATCTGCGGCTGTATGCGAGGTCGCGGACGCTGGCGGCGAAGGTGGTTGTGGCGGACTCGTTTGATGACGGAGTGACGTGGACCAAGACGCACTTTCTGGATTTGCCGAACAACAATTCAGGGCTGGATGCAGTGGCGCTGAAGGATGGACGCGTGGTGATGATCTTCAACGACACGCCGCGCGGGAGGTCGCCACTGAACCTGGCGGTGAGCCCAGATGGAGAGCACTTTCGTGTGTTTGCAACGCTGGAGCAGGGCGCGGGCGAGTACTCGTATCCGGCGGTAATTCAGGATGCGAATGGCGATTTGGATATGACATATACGTGGCAGCGGCGATCGATCAAGCATGTGCATCTGCCGCTGAAGGAGGTTCCGGAGCGGTGATGCGAATGAGAAACGTTGGTGTGTTAGGTGCGGTGTTGGCGGGATGCATGGTTGCGGGTGCTCAGGATCTGCCGTTAACGCAGACGTTGAGTCCGAGTCACGTGGAGCCGTTAGATGCCTCGCGTAGGGTGGCCGCGCCGGTACTCGAGAGCAGTATTCATCAGCCGCTGCCGGAGCAGTATGTGTGGACCACGACCGAGAGGCCGAAGGACGGGAAGGTCGTGTACAGGTTTCCGGCGATTACAGAGGAAACGGAGCCGCATTATTTTCGCGCACACTTCCATGTGGACAGCGTGCCGACTGAGGCGACGCTGTATGTCGCGGGCCCGCGATCGGTTTCGGTGTGGGTGAATGGACAACAGGTCGAGAAGGTGGCGAGCGATACGAGTTCGCCGCTGGGCATGCATGTCTTTGCAGCGGCGGTGGCGCAGGCTCTGCGGGCCGGCGATAACGTGATTGCGATTGAAGCGGTGCGTGGCCGCGGCGTAACGGGATTTGCGAACAGCAGATTGGTGCAGCAGCAGACGTCAGGCCGCGTTCTCGTGGCGAAGATTGTGCCGCGTTCGGAGGGAGTCGAAGCCCCGGATCTGATGCACAGCGGGCCGGAGTGGCGGAGCTCGACGGCATTCAACGAAGGATGGGAACGGGTGGGCTTTCATGATGCAGCGTGGAAGCCAGTGGAGGCGTTCGGCGGGATTGAGAGCAGCATCGAGATGTACCAGTGGAATGCGGATGCGGGGCTGTACAACTGGCCGGGGTATGACGGGATCTCGTCGTTTCTGGCGCATATGCCGCTACGTGTGATGAGTGTGATGGCGTCATATGGAGGGCTTGGCGGGTTTCAGGGGTTGAAGAATCTGGAGAGCGGCAACGGCGATGTGGTGGTGCATCTGCCAGCGGCGAAGCTGACCGATGCGGAGGCGCCGAGTGTGATTTTGGACTTTGGGCGCGAGCTAACGGGAAGGCTGGAGATCGATTCTGATTCGGATGAGCCGATGGCGGTGACGGTGCAGGTGGGCGAGTCAGAGTCGGAGGCGCTGAAGGTGCCGTATCTCGGCGTGAATCAGATGACGATTCCTCCGCATGGTTCAGGGCACTCGCCGAAGACCGCGTTCCGGTATGCGCGTGTGCGATTCGTTAGCGGAGCAAGAGATCTGCATGTGAAGTCGATTCATGCGGACCACATCTACTATCCGGTGAAGTACCTGGGCTCGTTTGAGAGCTCGGATCCATTGTTGAACCGGATTTGGGAGACCGGAGCGTACACGGCGCATTTGTGCATGCAGGATGGCGTGTGGGATGCGAGCAAGCGTGATCGCGGACGGTGGATGGGCGATACGGATGTGAGCGGGCCGGTGATCGAGGATGTGTTCGCGGACAAAATGCTGCTGGAGGACACGCTGGATCGGCTGCTGGGCGCGGACCCGCACGCGCCGGTGGATCAGCATGTGAATGGGATCCCGGGGTACTCGTCGTTCTGGTTCACGGGCGTGGCAGATTTTTATCGACACAAGGGTGATAAGGCGTTTCTCGAACGTGAGCATCAGCGCATGCTGGAGCTGCTGCATGTGGTTGATGGCGAGTTTGACCAGCGGAACATCTACGCGAATAACAGCAACGTGTGGCTGTATGTCGATTGGTCGCCGGACTTAAATGGGGACACGCCGGAGACGCGGAGGGCGACCACGTTGGAGTTTGTGCGGGCGTATCGCGAGGCGGCGTTTCTGCTGCATGAGGTTGGCGATGAGGTGAATGCGGCGAAGTATCGCGAGCGTGCCGAGACGGTGAAGGGAGCGGCGGATAAGTATTTGGCGGATCCATCGGGGACGTTTGGACCTCGTTGGGAAACGAATGCGGCTGCGGTGATCAGTGGCGCGGCGGGGCCGGATCAGTATGACGCGATCTGGAGAGATGTGCTTTCGAAGGTGGGGCAACCGGCCGGGCCGGGGCTAGGGCATGGGCCGATCATCTCGCCGTACTACGGCGACTACGTGTTGCGTGCGATGGCAGAGATGAATCATCGCGACGCGGCGCTCGCGTGGATACGGCAGTTCTGGGGAGGGATGATCAACGAGGGCGCGACGAGCTTTTGGGAGGCGTACGACGTCGACTGGTATCACGAAGACTTTCACTCATCGCTGCAGGCGGATAATCGGTCTGGGTACTTTGTGTCGCTGGCGCATGGGTGGTCGTCGGGGCCGACGGCGTGGCTGATGGAAGAGGTGCTGGGGATTCAGCCAACGGGCGCGGGATTTGCGACGGTGAATGTGCGGCCGGATCTGGTGGACCTGCAATGGGCGCGCGGAGCGATGCCGACGCCGCATGGGCTGATCAAAGTGGATGCGCACAAGAAGGGAATTGCGACGGAGATAGCCGTCGATGTGCCGGAGGGTGTGACCGCAAGGCTCTCTGTGCCGGTTTCAAATGCCGGTGTTGCGGCGGCGCATGTGAACGGGAAGACTATGCAGAGCGAGAGCGCGGAGGGTGGAACGCGTCGCGTCGTGGTGCTTGACCATGCGGGACACTACATTGTGAGTGAGTGAGGGATGGTCAGGCGCGGAAGCACTGCGCGTAGATGAACTCTGCGTCGGCTTGCGTGATCTCGCGCGGATTGTTGCGCAACAGGCGCTGGACGGTCATTGCCTCCGAGGCGAGGTGCGGAATCCTGCCGCGGTCAATGCCGTGGCGGCTGAGATCAATGTCGACGCCGCAGTCCCGCGTGAGGTGCTCGAGTTGTGTGGCGCCGGCGAGCGCGGTCCTGAGTGGAGTTGATTGTGGCGTGGCTCCGAGGGCGATAGCTGCGTCGGCGTGGCGTTCGGGACTTGCTTCGGCGTTGAAGCGGAAGACTGCTGGAAGCAGAACTGCGTTCGAAAGGCCGTGCGGGAGGTGGAACTCACCACCGAGGGGATAGGCAAGTGCGTGCACGGCGGCAGTATTGACTGGGCCGAGGCAGAGGCCGCCGTAAAGGCTCGCGCGAGCCATCGCTTCGCGGGCTTCAGCGTCTTCGGGATTGCGGACGGCGCGGCAGAGGAAGCGCGCGCAGAGCAAGATGCCTTCGAGTGCGTAGAGATCGACGAGCGGTTGCGCGAACCGGTTTGTGTAGGCCTCGATGCAGTGAGTGAGCGCGTCGAGGCCGGTGTAAGCGGTGACGGCGGGCGGAACCGAGTGCGTAAGGGTGGGGTCGACGAAGGCTGCGTCGGGGACGAGGTGCGGGCTGATAACGCCTTTCTTTAGTTGCGCGGCTTCATCGAGCAGGATGGCGTTTGGCGAAACCTCGCTGCCAGTGCCGGAGGTCGACGGGATGCAGACGAGGTGGCAGTTGCGCGAAGAGAGCAGGCCGATGCCGAAGGTGTCTTCGATGCGCTGATCGTTGCGCACGAAAGCGGCGAGGAGCTTGGCGAGATCGAGTGCGCTGCCCCCGCCGATACCGACGACGCATCCGGGGTTGGCGGCGCGGGCGTGCGAGAGTGCGGAGTTGAATGCAGTGATGGTGGGTTCGCCCGCTGGTACAGGGTTTGTGGTGACGCTGCATCCTGCGATGATCAGTCCCTCCTGCATGCGATCAACTACCGCTGCGAGCGAGGGTGAGTGAACGATTTGGATGCGTCGCGAGGGAAGAGCCGTGAGATAAGTAA
Coding sequences:
- a CDS encoding prolyl oligopeptidase family serine peptidase produces the protein MAHTRCLSLLALSLVLFALPIRAQHIAGYNYDESKIPPYELLDPLRLADGHTVSTPQQWFTQSRPEILRLFEDNVFGVTPVLAKNAITHAHIIEHNEHALDGLAVREQIDLTFQPAPGIKPSPQVLRTMRLLLYVPAAAAAAHHPVPVVLGLNFGGNQTVIDDPAILPTALWIQPKGSAQFQRLAPSPESRGSATQQWQVRMLLSRGYGVATAYYGDLEPDFKNATQYSARNLFGPIDNAPNAWGAIGLWAWGLSRALDYLQLDAYVDPNHVAVIGHSRLGKAADWAAAQDPRFAAVLSNESGHGGQSIQRRALGETVAHLEHSFPYWFCPNYARWVGRDSDIPADGNLLLSLIAPRPLYVGSAVGDEWSDPKGEFLSAVSASRVYKLLGKPALAPDTPQPELDHPIGLDGFVAYHERTGKHDVTAFDWQHYLDFLDNRWGKPDLTPPTSMIGTAEPPLPPHPATKAQINNWRSEIRRTLFIPDPLPKLETQTISSTEITPGVTIDKVIYTTAYDLRIPAVIYRPTHITAKRVPGIVVVNGHGADKSSWYSYYTGVLYARAGAVVVTYDPIGEGERNDDHKDFTGEHDQLVVNPESMPQRMGGLMITDVMQAVSYLSSRHDVDRRRIAILGFSMGSFISSLTGAVDPRIHSVLLVGGGDLDGPDGYWDLSHVMMCQGGPYRSLAFLGDRPAVLFTLAARRGDTFIINGTADTVVDIPHHGPDFFASLRDRVITLNGSDKGVFTTYFDPGASHRPSWVTPRAATWLNNQLHFPAWRDKDPNTLPTVRIGDWAAQVGAGFSKNYDRPDRDAGIIALAADVAHLTVDQLNVLPRSDWDQRKSDFVYATWLQRAAAASNSAANSKYAP
- a CDS encoding sialidase family protein codes for the protein MRARVAVLCGALMVACGLSAQVAHNTDQGVHPKSEFIFQPGSAPFPECHASTIVELHGGELMAAWFGGTHERAPDVAIWTARYMNGAWSKPAEAEREKNIPTWNPVLFHTKDGRLWLYYKAGPDTGSWSGARMWSTDEGRTWSKPERLPAGLLGPIRAKPLVLENGTIVSGSSVEAYKTWAAWIERSTDNGETWRKIGPIVVTEAQDKAETPAPDPPMDSVEIRAKDHGPREFEGIIQPSVVRLSGKHLRLYARSRTLAAKVVVADSFDDGVTWTKTHFLDLPNNNSGLDAVALKDGRVVMIFNDTPRGRSPLNLAVSPDGEHFRVFATLEQGAGEYSYPAVIQDANGDLDMTYTWQRRSIKHVHLPLKEVPER
- a CDS encoding alpha-L-rhamnosidase C-terminal domain-containing protein, which produces MRNVGVLGAVLAGCMVAGAQDLPLTQTLSPSHVEPLDASRRVAAPVLESSIHQPLPEQYVWTTTERPKDGKVVYRFPAITEETEPHYFRAHFHVDSVPTEATLYVAGPRSVSVWVNGQQVEKVASDTSSPLGMHVFAAAVAQALRAGDNVIAIEAVRGRGVTGFANSRLVQQQTSGRVLVAKIVPRSEGVEAPDLMHSGPEWRSSTAFNEGWERVGFHDAAWKPVEAFGGIESSIEMYQWNADAGLYNWPGYDGISSFLAHMPLRVMSVMASYGGLGGFQGLKNLESGNGDVVVHLPAAKLTDAEAPSVILDFGRELTGRLEIDSDSDEPMAVTVQVGESESEALKVPYLGVNQMTIPPHGSGHSPKTAFRYARVRFVSGARDLHVKSIHADHIYYPVKYLGSFESSDPLLNRIWETGAYTAHLCMQDGVWDASKRDRGRWMGDTDVSGPVIEDVFADKMLLEDTLDRLLGADPHAPVDQHVNGIPGYSSFWFTGVADFYRHKGDKAFLEREHQRMLELLHVVDGEFDQRNIYANNSNVWLYVDWSPDLNGDTPETRRATTLEFVRAYREAAFLLHEVGDEVNAAKYRERAETVKGAADKYLADPSGTFGPRWETNAAAVISGAAGPDQYDAIWRDVLSKVGQPAGPGLGHGPIISPYYGDYVLRAMAEMNHRDAALAWIRQFWGGMINEGATSFWEAYDVDWYHEDFHSSLQADNRSGYFVSLAHGWSSGPTAWLMEEVLGIQPTGAGFATVNVRPDLVDLQWARGAMPTPHGLIKVDAHKKGIATEIAVDVPEGVTARLSVPVSNAGVAAAHVNGKTMQSESAEGGTRRVVVLDHAGHYIVSE
- a CDS encoding iron-containing alcohol dehydrogenase encodes the protein MRSVTFLQPNRLTFGDGCLAEALTYLTALPSRRIQIVHSPSLAAVVDRMQEGLIIAGCSVTTNPVPAGEPTITAFNSALSHARAANPGCVVGIGGGSALDLAKLLAAFVRNDQRIEDTFGIGLLSSRNCHLVCIPSTSGTGSEVSPNAILLDEAAQLKKGVISPHLVPDAAFVDPTLTHSVPPAVTAYTGLDALTHCIEAYTNRFAQPLVDLYALEGILLCARFLCRAVRNPEDAEAREAMARASLYGGLCLGPVNTAAVHALAYPLGGEFHLPHGLSNAVLLPAVFRFNAEASPERHADAAIALGATPQSTPLRTALAGATQLEHLTRDCGVDIDLSRHGIDRGRIPHLASEAMTVQRLLRNNPREITQADAEFIYAQCFRA